The DNA segment AATGTGTTTTAGATACCAAAGGTGAAGATGCATTAATTGGAATAGTTGACAGTACTTATGAACCTGCAAAAGAAACAATTGTTAAAATTAAAGATTTAACTGAAGATATTGTAAATATGTCTTGTACTTTAATTGTTGGTAATGATTTAACTTATATTCAAGACAATAAACTTGTTACACCTAGAGGTTATGTAATAAGGTCTCAAATCCATTCTTTATCACAAAATCATTACGATAAATTTTTAAATGGTGAAATTTCACAGGGGCCAGATAGAGATTGTGAATTTTATCCATGTCATTTTGAAGGTCAGTATTGTGATTTTTGCTATTGCCCATTTTACCCATGTGGTGATTCTTCAACTGGAGGAAATTGGATAAAGGGGAAAAATGTTTGGAATTGTAAAGATTGTACTTGGTTACATGAAGAACAAAGTGTTAAATGTTTAAGACAACCTTTAGAAAATATTTTAGATGAAATCGATGATTTAAAAAAGAAAAAGAAAAGTTTATTAAAACTTAGAAGAGCTTGTTTATTAAAAAATAATCCAAATGATCTTTAGGAGTTTAAATGTCAATTAAAAATCTTTTAATAGAAATGAAAAACATGTCGGAACTCATGGTGGATTTAGCATATTCAGCTGTTTTATTTAATAGTAAAGCTGCTGCTGAAGAAGTTATAGAGTTAGAAAATGATATTAATGAAATGAATTATGAAATTAAGAAAGAATCATTAGTTGCAGCTCGTTCTTACGAAGATGCAGAAAAATTAACTGCATTACTTGAAATTGCTGAAGCAGCTGAAAGTATTGCAAATGCAGCTAAAGATTTAGCTGATATAGTTATTAAAGGATTTAAACCACATCCTGTATTTAAAATAGTTATGGAAGAATCTGATAAAAGTATTGTAAGGGAAACAATTAGTGAAAATTCTGATTTAGCTAATAAAAGTTTAGGTGAGTTATTATTGGTTAATCGTACAGGCATGAGAGTTATAGCTATTAAGAGAGGTACTTCTTGGATATATGGTCCAGATAAAAATACAACTCTTTTAGCTGGTGATTCATTAATTTTAAAAGGAACAGAAGCTGGAGCAGATTTAATTGAAAAACTTGCATCTGCTGAATGTTCAATGGAAGATATTCCTGAAGAATTAGAAGACGAATAAACGTGATAATTATGATTAAAGGTAGTGATATGCATGATGGACAAATCTCATCCGAAGATGATACGCACTTCATTATCTACATTTTTAAAAAATCATAATTTTATAGTAAAAGAAGGTTTAATAGCTCTTTTAATTTGTGCTTTAGGAGATTTAGTTGCTGGAATTATTTTAGGAAAGATGACTTTCTTTTTAAAAATGTTTCCTGGACTTTTAGTTTTAATTCCAGGTGCTATAGGAATGAGAGGAAATATCTTTGGTTCTTTTGCATCTAGATTATCTACAAATTTACACATTGGTATTATTTCACCAAAATTTGAGTTGTCAGATGATTTAAATCATAATATTTTTGCTTCATTTGTTTTAACATTGTTTTTATCATTGTTTTTAGCTATTGTAGCTAAGGGATTATGTTTATTATTTAATTTTGAATCAATAAGTATTTTCGATTTTGTAATAATAAGTGTTTTAGCAGGTATAATTTCAAATATTATCATGCTTCCAATTACTATGTTTATATCATTTAAAAGTTTTAAACATGGTTGGGATCCAGATAATGTTACTACTCCAATTATTGCTGCTTTTGGAGATTTATTTACTTTACCAGCTATTATTATATCTATTTATATTCTTAGATTTATTAATTTAAACTTAATATTAGGATATGTGATTTTTATTATTATACTAATTTTAGTTTTAGTCAGCTTTGTATATTGTTATAATTTATCATATGAAACCAAAACAATTCTCAAACAATCAACTCCTGTTTTGTTGATTTGTTCTTTTTTAGGAGGGGCGGCTGGTGGTGTTTTAAACAGTTCAGTTGAAACATTATTAACTAATCCAACTTTACTTACTTTAATTCCCCAATTTTCAGGTGAAAGTGGAAGTTTAATTAGTATTTTGGGAGCTAGATTATCTTCAGGACTTCATTCTGGTTTAATTGAAGCAGCCAAAAAACCTCAAGGCCATGCTGTTGATAATTTCATTGTTTCATACATTTTAACCATTTTAATTTTCCCATTTATCGGAATTCTGGCTGAAGCTTCATCTATATTATTTAAAACAGCAGGCGTTGGTTTTGATAAAATAATGGAAATAAGTACAATTTCAGGACTTATTTTAGTTAGTGTAATGATTTTTGTTGTTTATTTTATTTCAATTACTTCGTATAATAAAGGTTTAGATCCTGATAATATTGTAATTCCAATTTCAACAAGTGTTACGGATTCTATTTCAAGTTTAATTTTAATATCTGTTTCTTTAGTTATTTTAGGAGTTTTGATTTAATACCATGCTTTTAATATTAATTTACAGTCATTTGTTATAAAATAATCATATTTTAACTTTGATTTATCAAAATTTTTAGGAACCGATACTAAAACAGCTTTTACATTTTTTTTATCGAAGTGGACGAATACTATTTCACTACTTTGATTATTAAACACATCTATTTCATCATTTAAGTAAATAGAGTTTTTTGTTGGTCTCCATAATTCCCATTTTGTTTGTGTAGTGTCTGTATAGTAATTTACATCATCATCAATTAGTAAATAATAATCTGATTTTTTTAAATTCTTTTTGAATAATTTAAAGTAATTACAACTATGGGAATTGGGGTCATGATCATGATTACATTTTCCTAGCCTTTGAAAATCTTTTATTACATATTTTTTGTAAAAATCACATTTTACTAATCTATTTACACTGTAAATATCTTTACTTGTATAAAAATTTTCACCTATTTTTACACTTGAAATGGATGTCTTTGGAATCAACTCTATTGATGTTTTAATTTTTTTGTTAAATATCTTTTCAAAAACAAGTTTTTTATAGTTCTTTTTTAAAGCTATTAGCTTAGAATAAGAAATACTATTTGGTATTATTCTTCCTTCTTCATTTTCAATTGCTAAACCAACATTTCCATATCCATAATCTTGCCAATTATATGAACCAGGATTATTTATTAAATTATCAATAAATTCGTTTAATAAAACTTCTATATTTTCATTTTCTACATTTTTCGTGATTTTTTGTGAAGTTATTTCACTAGCTATTGAAATAGATTCAATTATTATTAAAATAATAATTAATGAGGCTATTATTTCAAGTGTAAAATTTCCTTTTTTATCCATTATATCAAACCATATTTTTTTCCATGTGATGAATCTAAAATTAAGCTATTAATATCTAAATCATCTAGTTTTTCACCTAGATAATGGTCATGAAAGACTACATGGTCAACACACGACACTGAATCATTTTTTAAAATGGTGTGTGGATGAATGAACACTTCTAATCCATAATGTGAACAGGTTCCTTTTCCTTCTAATCTACATAAATAACAACTTCCATCTCTACTCTCATGGAAATATCCATTTTTTAAACAATTTTTTAAAGTATCTCCGTCTCCATGGTGGATATATGGGTCAAAAGGACATTTTTTTATTATAGTTGGAGTTGTTGCATATAAATATGATTCGGCTGATTCTATTTTATGTAATTTAAGATAAATTGTAAGACCATTGTTATAGTAAATTCTATTATCATCAAAAGAAATCCCGTAAAGAGGACCTAATTTTGCAATAGGAAGAGGGTCTCTTAAACCTTCTATTGACACGTTTTTTTCTAACACGCCATTATATTCTTCATTTTCTTTTTTAACATTTATTTTAACTTTAAACAAATATTTTATAGGATCAGCAGTGTTTTTAATTGATAATACTTCTGAGTGAATGTTTACATCATATTTTTGTTTATATTCTTTGTTTTTTTTATCAAGTTTTTTATTTAAAACTTTTTTAATTTCTTTTCTACTATCTGAAATTTTTAAACCATTATATATTCTATCTGTAATTTTATCAATTGAGTCTCTTGATATAATTTCTAAATTATTATTGTAATCATCAATAATATATTTAAAATTGTCATTTGCTTTTGAATCAATATTTTCATTTTCAATATAATTTATAC comes from the Methanobrevibacter oralis genome and includes:
- the cobJ gene encoding precorrin-3B C(17)-methyltransferase → MINVVGIGQNRENMTLGAVKAVEESDVIIGYKKYINQINDLISDKEIFKKGMGDEIARAELAIKRSLKGQTVALISSGDPGVFGMANVLYQIISKYDDVDVKVYPGVSAVNYAADKLGAPLNDFAAISLSNILTPLSEIEKKLRLALEANLIIAIYNPISKTRKEPFRRFKKCVLDTKGEDALIGIVDSTYEPAKETIVKIKDLTEDIVNMSCTLIVGNDLTYIQDNKLVTPRGYVIRSQIHSLSQNHYDKFLNGEISQGPDRDCEFYPCHFEGQYCDFCYCPFYPCGDSSTGGNWIKGKNVWNCKDCTWLHEEQSVKCLRQPLENILDEIDDLKKKKKSLLKLRRACLLKNNPNDL
- a CDS encoding potassium channel family protein, translating into MSIKNLLIEMKNMSELMVDLAYSAVLFNSKAAAEEVIELENDINEMNYEIKKESLVAARSYEDAEKLTALLEIAEAAESIANAAKDLADIVIKGFKPHPVFKIVMEESDKSIVRETISENSDLANKSLGELLLVNRTGMRVIAIKRGTSWIYGPDKNTTLLAGDSLILKGTEAGADLIEKLASAECSMEDIPEELEDE
- a CDS encoding magnesium transporter: MMDKSHPKMIRTSLSTFLKNHNFIVKEGLIALLICALGDLVAGIILGKMTFFLKMFPGLLVLIPGAIGMRGNIFGSFASRLSTNLHIGIISPKFELSDDLNHNIFASFVLTLFLSLFLAIVAKGLCLLFNFESISIFDFVIISVLAGIISNIIMLPITMFISFKSFKHGWDPDNVTTPIIAAFGDLFTLPAIIISIYILRFINLNLILGYVIFIIILILVLVSFVYCYNLSYETKTILKQSTPVLLICSFLGGAAGGVLNSSVETLLTNPTLLTLIPQFSGESGSLISILGARLSSGLHSGLIEAAKKPQGHAVDNFIVSYILTILIFPFIGILAEASSILFKTAGVGFDKIMEISTISGLILVSVMIFVVYFISITSYNKGLDPDNIVIPISTSVTDSISSLILISVSLVILGVLI